The Vigna unguiculata cultivar IT97K-499-35 chromosome 6, ASM411807v1, whole genome shotgun sequence genome contains a region encoding:
- the LOC114186607 gene encoding ribonuclease Phyb-like, with amino-acid sequence MAQTWPSGFCAHKACDATKTIPFKFTIHGLWPSNYSIPQPSLCSSTGLNISLISGIVHELDQDWPNYLWNNNYFWNSEWMKHGTCSNMLPFDYFRLTLDIYARNDLQQILEHANILPGSTYLTSQIIATIKTSPIGVEPQVSCRSKDLVEIRLCLNKSPIPHYINCPKPRLNCPNKVNFL; translated from the exons ATGGCCCAAACTTGGCCATCAGGCTTTTGTGCCCATAAGGCCTGTGATGCCACAAAAACAATACCATTCAAGTTTACTATACACGGATTGTGGCCATCCAATTACAGCATACCACAACCATCTTTGTGCTCATCTACtggtttaaatatttctttg attagcGGAATAGTTCATGAACTTGATCAAGATTGGCCGAATTATCTTTGGAACAACAATTACTTTTGGAATTCAGAATGGATGAAACATGGAACGTGTTCAAATATGCTACCATTTGATTATTTCAGACTCACGTTAGATATTTATGCAAGGAATGATCTTCAACAAATACTTGAACATGCAAATATATTACCTGGTAGTACTTACCTTACAAGCCAAATCATCGCAACTATAAAAACATCACCAATTGGTGTTGAACCACAAGTGAGTTGTAGAAGTAAGGATTTGGTTGAAATAAGGCTATGTTTGAACAAAAGCCCCATTCCCCATTACATCAACTGTCCTAAACCACGACTAAATTGTCCTAACAAAGTAAACTttctgtaa